The Shewanella algae DNA segment TTGAGGGGCCGGGCCATCCGGCTGCTGGCCCCGGCTAAGAATTGGCTCGATAGCCGTCCAGGCTGTTGGATGCTGCTGCTTTGGTGCTTGAGTGTTCTTTCTTTGCTCAGTGTCTCTTCGTTGTTGCGACTGCTGATGTCTGCGGCCGGGTTGAAGGCCTGATAGCCTTGTCTCTGTCAGACAAAACGGTTACCGGTGTCGGAAATCAGGTTTTTTCAGCTGCAAAATGCGAGCTGTTTCGTATTTTTCGCCATAGATGTTAAGATGGCGCCCGTTTTTTTAGGGGATTGCTTTGAACGGAGATGCACAAGAATGAAAAAACTGCTTAGCACTGCAGCCATTCTGCTGGTCGCACCATTTGCTCACGCTGGGGCTGACTTTGTCGAAGGTGATAAAACATTTGCCGGTGAGGCGGAGTTGGGGGCAACCCTGACCACAGGTAACACTGAAACCTCTTCGGTGAAGGCTCGCCTGGCGATGAAACACGAACTGGGCAACTGGGAAAACCAGTACCTGCTCGAAGGTCTGTACAAGGAAGATTCTGAAGAAGTTACTGCCAAGCGTTATTTTGGTGGTGTTCAGGGAAACTACCGTCTGGATGAGCGCAGCTATCTGTTTGCCAACACCAGCTACGAAGCCGATCCCTTCACAGGTTACGATTACAAGTTCAACAGTGCGGCCGGTTACGGCTACCGTGTATTCCAGGGCAGCAAAAGCTTCCTGGATGCCGAGATAGGTCCTGGTTACCAGTATCAGCGTCTGGACAGTGAGCAAAGCGCCATTCTGGGCTATAACTCTGACGCCAGCTGGGTCGCTCACGGAGTGATCAACTATGAGCTTGAGATCAGCAAGACCTCCAAGTTCCGCCAGATGTTTATTGCCGATTATGGCGACAAGCTCGACGCCCGCTCCGAGACTTCGCTGACCGCCAACATCATCGGCGCCCTGGCAATGAAGTTTGCCGTGATTGTGCGTTATAACAGCGATCCGCTGGATGACAAAAAGAGCACTGACACTGAAACCAATATGACACTGCTGTATTCTTTCTAAAAAAGCCGTGACATAAAAAGTGTGAACCAGATAAAAGCGCCTGCGGGCGCTTTTGTGATCTATGGTGTTTTTTTACCAGTCTTTTTCAATTCTTCTGCTGCTGTCTGCCACTTAGAGCCGGGTCTCGCTCACTTAAATTGCAGAAATTTGCGTTTTATCAAGATTCGCTTTCCATTCTCTGTGCTAGGTTTTAGTTAATTTCCTACCAAGAGAAGAAAGAGATGAAGTTAATGCGTTTGCATGGGGGCTGCGCAGCCTTAGGGGGAATTTTGTCAGGACTGTTTTCGCCTGTGGTCCTGGCTAGCACGGAAGCCACAAATAACCTGAGTCTGACAGACTCAACCGTGGGGTATCTGGCTCTGACTCTGTTTGCCATCGCCTATTTACTGGTGATGGGGGAGGAGAAGCTGCACCTGAGAAAGTCCAAGCCTGTGTTGGTCGCTGCCGGTCTCATCTGGGGCATGATAGGTTATGTCTATACCCAGAATGGTATGTCGGAAGTGGCCGAAGCCGCCTTCAAACATAACCTGCTCGAATATGCCGAGTTGTTGCTGTTTTTGCTGGTGGCCATGACCTATATCAACGCCATGGAAGAACGTAAGTTGTTCGACGCCTTGCGTTGTTGGATGGTCAGCAAGGGCTTCAGTTTATACCAGATATTTTGGCTTACCGGTTTACTGGCCTTCTTTATTTCGCCCATCGCCGACAACCTGACCACTGCGCTGCTGATGTGCGCCGTGGTGATGAAAATGGGCGCCGATAATCGCCGTTTTATCACCCTGTCGTGCATTAACATAGTGGTGGCGGCCAATGCCGGTGGCGCCTTCAGCCCTTTTGGGGACATCACCACTCTGATGGTGTGGCAAAAGGGTATGGTGCACTTTTCCGAGTTCTTCAAGCTGTTCCTGCCATCACTGGTGAATTTCCTGGTGCCGGCGGTGATCATGAGCCTGTTTATTTCCAGGGAAAAATCTGATGCCCTGGTTGAAAAGGTTTACACCAAGACAGGCGCCAAGCGGATAGTGCTGCTGTTCCTGTTCACCATAGCCATGGCTGTGTGTACCCATTCACTGCTGGGTCTGCCGCCTGTGCTTGGCATGATGACAGGCCTTGGACTGCTGCAGTGTTTTGGCTTCTACCTGAGGAAGAATTTCCCCAAAGCGCTGGCAAGAGCGCAGGAGAAGGCGCGCCTGATGCAGGATGAAAAGCGTCTGGAGCAACTGGGTAACGTGGTGCCTTTCGATGTATTCAGCCGTATTGCCAGAGCCGAATGGGACACTTTACTGTTCTTCTATGGTGTGGTGCTGTGTGTCGGCGGTTTGGGCTTTATGGGCTATTTGAGCATGGTATCCCATGCCATGTACACCCAGTGGGATCCCACCTATGCCAACGTCGCCATTGGGGTGCTGTCCTCTATCATAGACAACATTCCCGTGATGTTTGCCGTACTGACAATGAACCCGGATATGGCGTTGGGACAATGGCTGTTGGTAACCCTGACCGCCGGGGTTGGGGGGAGTTTGTTGTCCATCGGCAGTGCCGCCGGGGTGGCGCTGATGGGGCAGGCGAGAGGGGTATACACCTTTGGGGCTCACCTCAGGTGGACACCCGTGATCGCCCTGGGTTACGTAGCCAGCATTCTGGTGCACCTCTGGATTAACAGTTCTACATTCTAGATAAGAATGTATCATATTGTTAATTAACAAAATTTTAATTGTGGGAAAAGTCTGAGAGACGGTTCACGCTTCTTGCCAAAAGCCTAAAAACACCCATACAGATCACTCTGGATGGGTGTTTTTTTCCCTTATACTGCCGCCATTCATTTGCTGCTGAGCCACGCCATGCAGATAGGTTGCTATTGGTTTGATGCCGATACCGGCACGCTCAAACATACTGGATCCGGGATGAGCTGGACACTGTCTGAAACAGAGCAGTGTGTGCTGAATATTTTGTTGGCTCACAGGGGGCAGGTGGTGTCCAGAATGCAACTGCTGCAGGAGGCCGCCATTCCCGCCAATCAAGGGCATTTATTGGAGCAGGCGGTGGCCAGGATCCGCCAATACCTGGGACCCGAGCACAGCGACCTCTTGGAATCCGTAGACAGGCAAGGTTTTTTGCTGCACAGCAAGACCCGAGGCCGCAGGCCTATCTCTTTGTCCCCCAAGGGACAAACGCCCTGGCGTCACTATTGTTGGATGTTACTGCTGAGCGCACTGGCATTGGTTTTTTTGTCATCCAGGGTTGGGCCACTGCGCTATCTGGAAACGCCGGATGAGGTGATAAAACTCGTACACCCTTCGGGCAGTACTACCTTTTTGCGTCTCTACGGCGAACCCAAAGCATTGGCCGCATTGAAAGATTTGACTCAAGGTATTGAAGACTGGCTGGCACGCTGCCCCGATAGTTGGCGCACCATTTCCATCTCCCTCAGCGATGACAATAAGGTGTTGAGTATGGTGGTCAAGGGAGAAGGCGACCGAGGCGAATACCTCAAGGCTTATAAGTTGACCATGGCCCAGATGAACGCCTGCGCCCCCGAATATACCTGGCTGAGGGAGGCACTGCGCTGTGACTGAATCGACTCTGCGGCGGCGGTTACGCCAAAACCGGATCTGGATACTGCTGCTGTTATTACTGCTGTTGTTTGCTGCCGGCATTCTCTGGGCCGATACCCTGATTTCCAAACGTCTTAGCCCTAATTTCAACTGTGAAGCGAGTTTGATCCGTCCCGGCATGGCTGTGGATCAGGCCAACACTGAAAAGCTCAGGCTCAGGATAGCCACAGAAAATGGTCATGCCAGACTGCGGGTGAGCTATCGTCACGACTCTGAGCCTTGGGCCAGCATCGAACTGACAGGGCTCATCAAAGGGGTTGAGCCTGGCTCCCTGAGCTATTTGATAAGCCTGGAGCAGCGACAGGAAAAGCTGCAAGTGGATGAAGCAGAGTTGCCCCCATATCTGCTGGCGATGCGGGACAGTATCAATAAGGTGTTGGCTCAGTCAGGCAAACTGGATCTCAGACTGCATGTACTTGAGATGGATATTCTGGCCGACTATGCACTTATCCAGGTGACGCCTGGAGATCACCTCTGGGCCTGTCGTATGAGTGAGTTGGAGGAGGATAAGGCCCAAGAGCCGCTGCTCTCCCTGATCAGCGGCTTATTTGATGGGGCAGTTTTCGGGGGTTAGTTCGCACCTTCCCCTGTGGTGGGAGAGTAGAGTGTCAGCTCATTGCTGATCTCTGTGCCAAACACCTCTATGGCCACCTTATAACGGCTGACGGCACCGCTGGCGGCATTGGCATCCCAATCCAGTCCAGATGGACTGAAGCTGTAGCTGCCGGCACTGTCCAGAGCCTGTAGCGGTTCAGCGCACTCGGTCGCCGGATCGCAGCTGTAACCATAGGTCACATGCCAGCGTTTCCAGGCCTTGGGCTTGGTGGAAGCCTGCTCTTCTGCCGGATAACCAAAGTAGGTGATCTGGTACTTGGCGGCATTGGTGAGCGCCTTGCCTTCGGCGTTTTGCAGGGCAAAGGTGACCTGGCCTGAGTCGGGATCGAAGCTATTGAGGGTCAACTCAATACTGCTTGCCTCGGCAATATCCTGGCTGGGTTTCTCGACCGGCGGCGGAGGGGTGATCTCGCCACCGCCATTACTGTTGTCATCATCGCTGCCACAGCCTCCCAAGAGCAGGGCCGAGCCGAGCAGCAGGCTCAGATAGCTGATTTTCATCGGATAATCCTCAGTTAAAGTGCCCGGTATGACAGGTGGTACATTCCATATCTGTCTTGACGCTGGCGGCCGGTCCCATGGTGCTGCTGGAGCCATGACAGCTCTGGCAACTCTGGGCTTCGGTGCTGGGTT contains these protein-coding regions:
- a CDS encoding DUF481 domain-containing protein — encoded protein: MKKLLSTAAILLVAPFAHAGADFVEGDKTFAGEAELGATLTTGNTETSSVKARLAMKHELGNWENQYLLEGLYKEDSEEVTAKRYFGGVQGNYRLDERSYLFANTSYEADPFTGYDYKFNSAAGYGYRVFQGSKSFLDAEIGPGYQYQRLDSEQSAILGYNSDASWVAHGVINYELEISKTSKFRQMFIADYGDKLDARSETSLTANIIGALAMKFAVIVRYNSDPLDDKKSTDTETNMTLLYSF
- a CDS encoding winged helix-turn-helix domain-containing protein, producing the protein MGVFFPYTAAIHLLLSHAMQIGCYWFDADTGTLKHTGSGMSWTLSETEQCVLNILLAHRGQVVSRMQLLQEAAIPANQGHLLEQAVARIRQYLGPEHSDLLESVDRQGFLLHSKTRGRRPISLSPKGQTPWRHYCWMLLLSALALVFLSSRVGPLRYLETPDEVIKLVHPSGSTTFLRLYGEPKALAALKDLTQGIEDWLARCPDSWRTISISLSDDNKVLSMVVKGEGDRGEYLKAYKLTMAQMNACAPEYTWLREALRCD
- a CDS encoding DUF2474 family protein, translated to MLLLWCLSVLSLLSVSSLLRLLMSAAGLKA
- the nhaD gene encoding sodium:proton antiporter NhaD; this translates as MKLMRLHGGCAALGGILSGLFSPVVLASTEATNNLSLTDSTVGYLALTLFAIAYLLVMGEEKLHLRKSKPVLVAAGLIWGMIGYVYTQNGMSEVAEAAFKHNLLEYAELLLFLLVAMTYINAMEERKLFDALRCWMVSKGFSLYQIFWLTGLLAFFISPIADNLTTALLMCAVVMKMGADNRRFITLSCINIVVAANAGGAFSPFGDITTLMVWQKGMVHFSEFFKLFLPSLVNFLVPAVIMSLFISREKSDALVEKVYTKTGAKRIVLLFLFTIAMAVCTHSLLGLPPVLGMMTGLGLLQCFGFYLRKNFPKALARAQEKARLMQDEKRLEQLGNVVPFDVFSRIARAEWDTLLFFYGVVLCVGGLGFMGYLSMVSHAMYTQWDPTYANVAIGVLSSIIDNIPVMFAVLTMNPDMALGQWLLVTLTAGVGGSLLSIGSAAGVALMGQARGVYTFGAHLRWTPVIALGYVASILVHLWINSSTF